CTACCACTACGCCACCAGCGGCCAAGCTCCCGAAGCCTTCAATGCGGAGCTCCTACGCACGTCCATGACGCCCAAAAAAGCCCGCAAAGTTTTCTAAGGAACCCTTGACGAAATCCGTACAAAACATTATAGTATCAATCGCCATGCAGTAACCCTAGGCACGAGGAGTGATCGCACGTGGCACAACGGACCCTGATCATGCTGATCGACGACACCGACGGCACGGAGGACGCCAACACCATCTCGTTCGGCCTCGACGGCAAGCTGTACGAGATCGACCTGACCGAGCCCAACGCACGCGCCCTCCGCGACCTCCTGGCCCCCTACATCGCCGCCGGCCGCCGGGTGACCAGCAAGACCAAGCGAACCCCCGCGGCCAGCACCGGCCTCAACCGCGACCAGGCCGCCGCCATCCGGGCGTGGGCCAAGCTGCAGGGCCTCAAGGTCTCCGGCAGCGGCCGCATACCGGCCCACGTCATCGACCAGTACAAGGCAGCGCAGTCGCCCACCGCCCACCCGGCCCGCGCCACAATGGCCGCATTCAGCGCCCAGTAACCCAACCGGCCGTCGCACCCCTCAAGACGGCCCCGCACCAGCACCATGGCGCACCCCGGCCCCGCTCTTCCTACCCAGGAGCGGGGCCTAGCCACGCCCACCCACCAAAAAACCGCTACTTCCCAGTCGGCTCAAACTCCAGCGCGCATGAGTTTACACAATAATGCTGCCCACCTTTATCCGCCACCGCCGGATCACCTTCAAACAAATGCCCCAAGTGCGAGCCGCATCGCGAGCAAATGACCTCAGTGCGCCTCATGCCCATCGAATTATCCTCGCGCAGCTCCACCCGACCCTTGGCCGCCTCGGCGTAAAACGCCGGCCAACCCTGCAAACCCGGCAGCGTGCTCTCAAATTTCGTATCGCTCGCAAACAATTCCTGCCCACACGCCGCACAACGGTACATACCAGCCTTAGCATTGTCCACGTAGGCGCCCGTGCCCGGCACTTCGGTACCCTTCTCGCGCAGCACTCGGTACTGCTCCGGG
This portion of the Candidatus Saccharimonadia bacterium genome encodes:
- the msrB gene encoding peptide-methionine (R)-S-oxide reductase MsrB, with protein sequence MAEDLKSKPEEYWREKLTPEQYRVLREKGTEVPGTGAYVDNAKAGMYRCAACGQELFASDTKFESTLPGLQGWPAFYAEAAKGRVELREDNSMGMRRTEVICSRCGSHLGHLFEGDPAVADKGGQHYCVNSCALEFEPTGK
- a CDS encoding Lsr2 family protein; its protein translation is MAQRTLIMLIDDTDGTEDANTISFGLDGKLYEIDLTEPNARALRDLLAPYIAAGRRVTSKTKRTPAASTGLNRDQAAAIRAWAKLQGLKVSGSGRIPAHVIDQYKAAQSPTAHPARATMAAFSAQ